In the genome of Ureibacillus sp. FSL W7-1570, the window ACATCCCCATCGTTGATATGAGCAGGGGTTACTTCAATCGCCATTGGTAATTCACTTTTGGTGTCAACGGAAAGATGCATCTTATAGCCAAACCAAGTAATTTTATTACCGAAGGAATCAAACTTTGCCCCCCAATTGGCGTTGCCTGTTTGTTCACTTCGCTTCTTAGGCTGCTTCTTTTCATAAGCATCAATGGCGGCACTGTCGATAGCCTGATGTTTTCCATCAATTACTCCTTCCTCTTGAGCTAACTGGACGAGATCTTGAAAGATTCTTTTCACAAGTCCAGTTTTGGTTAGTGAAGAAAATACTCGGCTAAGAGTAGAGATGGATGGTGCAGGCCTGCTAATATCTAAACCACATTGGTAACGAAAACGCAGGTCATTTTTTAATCGATTGTGAAGAGAAGTAAAAGTATCAATACCTTCTAATGGGGCAGCGATAAGAGCCCTTAATATCCCTTCTTTGGAATGTCCTTCAGCCCCTTGGGGTGAAGAACTTTTCAATTGTTTAGCATAAGGACGCAAATCTAGAGCACTAAAAAAGATCGGTAATTTCTCTTTTGACTCTAAAATTTGCAATTCTTCAAAGGAAAATAGACTTTCTTGTAGAATATACAAAGTGACTTCCTCCTTATGGATTTTTGTGGTTTGGTCACTTCAAAATTCTACAAATAAGGGGTGAAGTCCTTTTTTATGCTTTAGAAAACCTTATGACTCTTGGGTTGAAAAATGTGCAAAATGCTCAGTTTTGTAGAATAAATCATAATTTTTATATTTTAATATAAAAATTACAGTCAATTTACATTCAATTTATAGTCCCCTACATTCATTCTTTTTATTCACATAAAGACATTTTAATATATCCACAAATATATATACGTATATTAAATTGTAAACGCTAAACTAGAATCAACAGTTTTCCACAAATAGAACTCAACAGAATTCCCCAAATAAGATTAAACAGTTTCCCCACCATCAATCACTTTCAAATATACTGTTACTAGTCTATTGAAAGTGAGGAATTAGGAGTGAACAGATTTATGCTTTACATCGAGATTCATCGTTTATACAAAGAGGGATTCTCCAAGAGTGCTATTGCAAGAAAACTAAATATTTCAAGAAATAGAGTGATAGATTATTTGAATATGAGTACTGATGAGTTTGAAGAATTTTTAAGTACATTACGTACAAGAGAAAAGAAACTAGACCCTTATCATGATCAAATTCTAGGGTGGTTGAAGGAACATCCTGATTTAACTGCTGCACAAGTTTATGATTGGTTGGAAGAAAAGTTAGGTTTCAGGGAAGTCGCTGAGAACACTGTACGAAATTATTTAAACGAAATGAGGGATTACTATCGGATTCCAAAGGTAAAGGTTCAGAGGACATATAGTGTAGTTCCAGAATTACCAATGGGAAAACAGGCTCAAGTGGATTTTGGACAAACTACCGTCAAAAACAGACAAGGTGAGAATAAAAAGTTGTATTTTATCGCATTTGTTTTATCACATTCAAGATATAAATATGTAGAATGGCTCGATCGACCTTTTCGTACTTCCGATATGATTCGAATGCATGAAAATGCATTTGAATACTTTGGAGGAATGCCAGAAGAAATGGTCTATGACCAAGATGCGTTATTAGCAGTTAGTGAAAATGCAGGTGATTTAATTCTTACAGCTGAATTTACTAAATATCATCATACCCGTAAATTTAATGTTTATTTATGTAGAAAGAGTGATCCGGAATCAAAAGGTAAAATTGAACAGGTTGTGAAATTTGTAAAAAATAATTTTAGCAAAAATCGAGTATTCGATCATCTTTCAGATTGGAATCAATCGTGCCACGCTTGGTTGAAAAGAACAGGAAACTATAAAGTTCATCATAATACGAAAAAGAGACCTTCTGAAGTGCACGCCCTGGAAAAGCAACACTTAAAGAAAGTCTCTGGTACTTACATTTTCGCAAATGTTTCAACTCCAAGTATAACAAGAAATATCCATAAGGACAATGTTATTCGTTATGAAGGAAATCGATATAGCGTTCCTAAAGGAACATATAG includes:
- a CDS encoding transposase, translated to MYILQESLFSFEELQILESKEKLPIFFSALDLRPYAKQLKSSSPQGAEGHSKEGILRALIAAPLEGIDTFTSLHNRLKNDLRFRYQCGLDISRPAPSISTLSRVFSSLTKTGLVKRIFQDLVQLAQEEGVIDGKHQAIDSAAIDAYEKKQPKKRSEQTGNANWGAKFDSFGNKITWFGYKMHLSVDTKSELPMAIEVTPAHINDGDVAPQLIEQVKSCTNSKIDFLIMDGGYDQLKNYESAKNIGAQAIIPLNLRNEKEPPEGIASNGTPRCSMGYEMTYWGANKDQLKFRCPHATGKVDCPLGMAACSSSNYGMVVKINVNKDLRRYSNPHRDSKRWKELYNERTSVERCNSRMKSYLTANSLHVWGIDKVKTHIYLNAIVLLVSALAMAKESKKQQTA
- the istA gene encoding IS21 family transposase, coding for MLYIEIHRLYKEGFSKSAIARKLNISRNRVIDYLNMSTDEFEEFLSTLRTREKKLDPYHDQILGWLKEHPDLTAAQVYDWLEEKLGFREVAENTVRNYLNEMRDYYRIPKVKVQRTYSVVPELPMGKQAQVDFGQTTVKNRQGENKKLYFIAFVLSHSRYKYVEWLDRPFRTSDMIRMHENAFEYFGGMPEEMVYDQDALLAVSENAGDLILTAEFTKYHHTRKFNVYLCRKSDPESKGKIEQVVKFVKNNFSKNRVFDHLSDWNQSCHAWLKRTGNYKVHHNTKKRPSEVHALEKQHLKKVSGTYIFANVSTPSITRNIHKDNVIRYEGNRYSVPKGTYRADAPNLAYLQEEDGWLIIRLKETGMELAKHRISEGKGLIITDPSHREHSTSKRDLLIHQIQETFIDKENIQWLIHKLKERYPRHLVDQLKVLQQAIRIYPNHCEEALSEMKKLGMTSANDFRDIAHALSVQYQKSSPKIVELNEKYKDLSAPERSEDIYLKVLSGGENE